Genomic DNA from Tachyglossus aculeatus isolate mTacAcu1 chromosome 10, mTacAcu1.pri, whole genome shotgun sequence:
gagaggaaggttgGGGGTCAAAGCTTGGGCAGTGGGAGCGGGGGTCCAGGCTGGGCCCCTCCGCCCCAGTGGCGGGGGAGATGGCAGCTACTGGGTCTGGACCTGAGCCCCGGTTACAGACAGCAGGCCCAGTGGGaccgcaggaggagggagaacaagacagGGGCAAACTGGTGGGAGTTGGGTAACAGAAAAGCAACCAAACGGGAGAGGGTGAAGGAAAGGTGGAGGGAACAAGGCTGGGGGGCGGGTGGAACGGGCCtcgtacgggcctgggagcctgaggacctggcttctaaccccggctcctccacttgcctacggtatgaccttgggcgagtcacttcacttctctgtgcctcagttgcctcatctgtaaaatgggcattttttaaaatggcactcattaagcgcttactatgtgcaaagcactgttctaagcactggggaggttacaaggtgatcaggttgtcccacgggggggctcacagtcttcatccccattttacagatgaggtaactgaggcccagagaagttaagtgacttgcccaaagtcacacagctgacaattggcggagccgattGGCactgagactgggactgtgggacagggactgtgtccaacccaattaccttgtatctaatccagcacttagtacagtgttgacacacagcaagcgcttaacaaataccacagttattattattactaagtgcttaataaataccaccattaccattacataataataattattattattatattatattgtattatattaatattataattattattacataataataataaactcatTGACCAGAAAGCTTTGCCCATCAGGCCCAAGTGGATGGATCTATCTGCCTAggaaggggggtggaggggaaaacatctaggtaagatggagagatagatggatggatggatagattggGGAAGGGTATCACTTGGGTAAGTTGGGGAGGTTTCAGGGATGGACGCATTGGGAAATTAcctggaatggagggagggaatccTCTCTTCCCATAGGCCAGGTGAGGGGGGATGGTCGCCCTGCGCTTCTCCCTGGAGGGCACGGGGAGAACACATGAGAGAAGCAAACCAGttctcaattactctcccccgcttcaaaaccttattgaaggcacatctcctccaggaggccttccctgactaaaccccctcctttacctcttttcccactcccttctgcgtcaccctaactccctttgttcatcccccctcccacactGGGCGACCTCGTGGCCAAGTGGCTAAAGcctgggtgtcattcattcaatcgtatttattgagcgcatactgtgtgcagagcactgtactaagcacttgggaagtatatgttggcaacattcattcaatcgtatttattgagtgtttactgtgtgcacagcactgtactaagcccttgggaagtccaagttggcaacatatagagacggtccctacccaatagcgggctcacagtctgaggacctgggttctaatcccagctctgccactcatctgccgtgtgacttcgggcaagtcactttgcttctctggacctcagttacctcacctggaaaatggggattaaaacttgtacttcccaagcgcttagtacagtgctctgcacacagtaagcactcaataaatgcgattgattgattgattgactgggactgtgtccaacccaattaccatgtatccaccccagtgcttagtacagtgcctggcacatagtaaggccttaacaaacacaacaattattattattaggagctagGTCTGGCTGCCCAGGCCCTGGGGGTCCTGAGGCAGCATgaactcaccgtacctcgttctcgcctgtcccgccatcgagccccggcccacgtcatcccccgggcctggaatggcctccctctctgcccatccgccaagccagctctcttcctcccttcaaggccctactgagagctcacctcctccaggaggccttcccacactgagccccttccttcctctccatccccccatcttatctccttcccttccccacagcacctgtgtatatgtatctatgtttgtacatatttattactctatttatttattttacttgtccatatctattctatttattttattttgttagtatgtttggttttgttctccgtctcccccttttagactgtgagcccactgttgggtagggactgtctctagatgttgccaacttggacttcccaagcgctcagtccagtgctctgcacacagtaagcgctcaataaatacgattgatgatgatgatgatgacgatgaactcCCCGTCcaggccccagctccagccccaccGCCGGACTCACCCTACACACATGTCCAGCAGACTCTGCTCCAGGCCTGGACGGCGGCGGCAAAATAAGAAGAGCCCGTTTGAGCGCGCCGCTCCGTGGgtcctcccgccccccaaccctagaggagttgggggtggggggctacgaccccctcccttctccccatctctccccagccgTGGGGCATCCCTGGTGGGCGACGGGTGCCCACCTGTGGCATCTtgggcgagggggtggggaaggggcgacGTACCAGGGATGACCTGCTTCTGCCCCAGCTCGATGACCAGGGGGTCCCGGGTCAGAGAGGTGTCAATGATGCGCCCGTCGGCCAGgctgccctggggggggggggtcggggggcacatgttgccaacttgtacttcccaagcgcttagtacagtgctctgcacacagtaggcgctcaagaaatacgattgatgatgatgatgggatgatgatgatgacaccctcGAGACGGTGCCCACCCCGTGCCACGTGGCCTCCGCAGCCACCGGTGCTGACGTGTCCTTCGGTCCCCGGTCCCCCGACCCCCCCGGCGCTCACCGTGTAGTGGATGTGCAGCGTGTCGCCCAGGGCGGCGGGCTCGGCGCACGGCTCGGGGGGCTCCACCTAAGGCCCCACAacggggatggacggggggaggaggagaacaataataataataataataatgatgatggcatttgttaagcgcttactacgtgcagagcactgctctaagcgctgggggggatccagtgtgatcaagttgtcccacgtggggctcacagtcttcatccccatttttacagatgagggaactgaggctcagagaagcgaagtgacttgcccaaggtcacacagctgacttgtattcgaacccatgatgtctgactccaaaggccgggctcttgccactgggccacgctgcttctctcccggccccgggccccccctcctcctcctcctcctcttcctcctcctcctccccgcgggtcccactgtgggtggggaggggtccggGGGCGTCCTCACCAGAGTCTCCAGCTGGAGGGTCCGGAGGGGGTCCTGGGTTCCGGTCCCGGGCtgggcccggccccccggcccgcccagcagcaccagcagcagcagcagcagcagccccgggAGCAGGGGCGTCCACCCCAGCGCCAACCGGGGGCCTGGGGCCATGGCGGCGCGCGGACAGGGCCGGGGGGCGTCCACCCCAGCGTCGACCAGCCCGGGCTGGGGGGTGGAAGGGGCGGGGCGGCCCCGGGGACCTCCTCCGGGCCCCTCCCCCAGCCGGGGCCCAGCCCTGACAAAGGGGGAGGGCTCGGTGGcagcctctcccccagcccctcttcctcccttcaaagccctactgagagctcacctcctccaggaggccttcccacactgaattcattcattcaatcgtattgactgagcgcttactgtgtgcggggcactggactaatgatgatgatgatggcatttgttaagtatatgccctgctgagagctcacctcctccaggaggccttcccagactgagccccttccttcctctccccctcgtccccctctccatcccccacagcacctgtatatatgtatatatgtttgtacagatttattactctattgattgattttacttgtacatatctattctatttattttattttgttagtatgtttggtttcgttctctgtctcccccttttagactgtgagcccactgttgggtagggactgtctctctatgttgccaatttgtacttcccaagcgcttagtacagtgctctgcacatagtaagcactcaatcaatacaattgatgatgatgatgaggcaaagcactgttctaagcgctgggggggatacaaggtgatcaggttgccccgcatggggctcacgggcttcatccccgttttacggatgaggtaactgaggctccgagaagttaagtgactcgcccaaggtcacacagcaggcacgtggtggagccggggttcgaacccatgacctctgactccaaagcccgggctctttccactgagccacgctgcttctcggactaagcgcttgggaagtccaagttggcaacatcgagagacggtcccggcccaacagcgggctcacagtctagaaaggggagacggacaacaaaacaaaacatattaacaaaataaaataaatggaatagatatgtacaaataaaataaatagagtaataaatacgtacaaacatatatacatatatacaggtgctgtggggaggggaaggaggtaaggcgggggttgatggggagaggaaggagggggctcagtctgggaaggcctcctggaggaggtgagctctcagtagggctttgaagggaggaagagagctagcctggccaAGTCATctggcttcctctcctcctccccatccccgccctacctccttccccttcccacagcacttgtatctatttgtacacatttattactctattttacttgtacatatttcctattctatttattttgttaatgatgtgcatatagccataatcctatttgttctgacgattttgacacgtctccacgttttgttttgtcatctagtctcccccttctagactgtgagcccgttgttgggtagggacggtttctctatgttgcccacctgtacttcccaagcgcttagtacagtgctctgcacacagtaagcgctcaataaatacgattgaatgaatggccataatactatttgttctgacgattttgacacttgtctccgtgttttgtttcgttttgttgtctagtctcccccttctaggccgtgagcccattgttgggtagggaccatttctctatgttgcccacttgtacttcccaagcatttagtacactgctctgcacacagtaagtgctcaataaatatgattgaatgaatggccataattctatttgtgctgacgattttgacacctgtctccatgttttgttgtctagtctcccccttctagaccgtgagcccgttgttgggtagggaccgtttctctatgttgcccacttgtacttcccaagcatttagtacagtgctctgcacacagtaagcgctcagtaaatacgattgaatgaatggccataattctatttgttctgacgattttgacacttgtctacatgttttgttttgttgtctgtctcccccttctagactgtgagcccgttgttagggactgtctctatatgttgcccacccaagcgtttagttcagtgctctgcacacagtaagtgctcaataaatacgatggaaggaaggaaggaaggaaggaaggaaggaaggaagcaggtcAGTCCCCTCTGGAGACCCCTTGGGCCACCAGCTTGGCCTCTGCTCCCCACCATCCAAGCTACCCCTGGTTCCTCTCGGCCCTGCTCAGcgcaggaggggctgggggcgccgggttgggggagaggggacactGGGCTCAGTCcagagcctgagaagcagcgtggctcagtggaaagagcccgggctttggagtcagaggtcatgggttcgaatcccaggctctaccacaagtctgctgtgtgaccttgggcaagtcacttaacttctctgagcctcagtgacctcatctgtaaaaatggggattaagactgtgagctccacgtgggacaacttgatcacgctgtatcccccccagcgcttagaacagtgctttgcacatagaaagcgcttaataaatgccattattattattattattattattattattccacggtGCCCACAGCAGTTGCCCCCTGACGGCCTCCAGGCCTTACGCCTGGGAAACCCCTCGCTCTCCCCCAGCCTGAGGGAGAGAACCGGTCCGGCCGGCCCGCTGTCTGGGAGCCAGGGCGAGGCGCCAGGGTTCAACGCTTCGGGCTGAACCCTCGGTCCATGGACGCCTCGCCTTACCCCTCCCGTGTCCGCCCTCCTGTACCCAGACGGGCCCCACCAGCCTCGCCACCCTCCAGGCCCATGGGTGCCCGGGAATGATGACAGGGACGAcagtgatgatggtacttgttaagtgcttattatgtgtcaagcagtgttctaagaattgggggagatacaagctaatgaggttggacacagtccctgtcccacatggggctcacggcctcaatccccattttacagatgagggaactgaggcccagagaagtgaagtgacttgcccgaggtcacccagcatataagtggcggagccaggactaataacaataattctggagttggttaagcgcttactgtgtgccaggcactgttctaagcactggggtagacacaagcca
This window encodes:
- the FKBP11 gene encoding peptidyl-prolyl cis-trans isomerase FKBP11 — translated: MAPGPRLALGWTPLLPGLLLLLLLVLLGGPGGRAQPGTGTQDPLRTLQLETLVEPPEPCAEPAALGDTLHIHYTGSLADGRIIDTSLTRDPLVIELGQKQVIPGLEQSLLDMCVGEKRRATIPPHLAYGKRGFPPSIPGDAVLQFEVELIALVRASYWQKVAKRVLPLVGIGLVPALLGLIGYHLYHKASSPKVSKRKLKEEKRSKSKKK